One genomic segment of Streptomyces sp. RKND-216 includes these proteins:
- a CDS encoding FAD-dependent oxidoreductase: MSAYDLVVIGAGSAGLTAARTAGRFGARTLLVERDRLGGDCLWTGCVPSKALLHAAAEVQAGRRVGAYGFPAVSGAADLRATMIHVRQAIAAIEPHDSPEALRPFGVEVAHGPAEFTGPRTLAVGDRRVSFRYAVIATGSSPALVPIPGLAEANPLTSDTVWQQSELPGRLAVLGGGPIGCELGQAFARLGAKVTLVEAMDRLLPREEPGASRAVRERLEEEGATVLTGYRAEKVDDGALYGPGGPVPFDALLAVTGRRADTAGLGVEAAGVALTDRGDVQVDTRLRTSNSHIYAAGDVTGRSAFTHLGGVQGGAAATDALLGVRRRIDDDAVPAVTYTDPEIARVGPTADEARARRGEKVRVVSLEHDRVDRAVVDGRTEGFTTLVLSPRGKIVGATVVAPRAGETIAHLATAVRLGWTPSQYARTVHPYPTYADGPWHAALTDVYARLARRQGTIGALLALRRKLRR, encoded by the coding sequence ATGAGCGCATACGACCTGGTGGTTATCGGCGCCGGCAGCGCCGGACTGACGGCGGCACGTACCGCCGGACGATTCGGTGCGCGCACCCTCCTGGTGGAGCGGGACCGGCTGGGCGGTGACTGCCTGTGGACGGGGTGTGTGCCCAGTAAGGCGCTGCTGCATGCGGCGGCGGAGGTGCAGGCCGGCCGCCGCGTCGGCGCTTATGGGTTCCCGGCCGTCTCCGGGGCCGCCGACCTCCGGGCGACCATGATCCACGTGAGGCAGGCGATCGCGGCGATCGAACCGCACGATTCGCCCGAGGCACTCCGCCCGTTCGGTGTGGAAGTCGCCCATGGTCCGGCCGAGTTCACGGGGCCGCGTACCCTCGCTGTGGGTGACCGGCGGGTCTCCTTCCGATACGCGGTGATCGCCACCGGCTCGTCCCCGGCCCTGGTGCCGATCCCCGGCCTGGCCGAGGCCAATCCGCTGACCAGCGACACTGTATGGCAGCAGTCCGAACTGCCCGGACGGTTGGCGGTGCTGGGCGGTGGACCCATCGGGTGCGAACTGGGCCAGGCGTTCGCCCGGCTTGGTGCGAAGGTGACCCTGGTCGAAGCGATGGACCGGCTGCTGCCACGAGAGGAGCCCGGCGCTTCACGGGCCGTACGCGAGCGACTGGAGGAAGAGGGCGCCACCGTGCTGACGGGTTACCGGGCCGAAAAGGTGGACGATGGCGCCCTGTACGGGCCGGGTGGCCCGGTTCCCTTCGACGCCCTGCTCGCCGTCACCGGGCGCCGCGCCGACACCGCGGGACTCGGCGTAGAGGCGGCCGGCGTGGCACTGACCGACCGCGGCGACGTCCAGGTCGATACCCGACTGCGTACGAGCAACTCGCACATCTATGCGGCCGGGGACGTCACCGGCCGGTCCGCCTTCACCCACTTGGGCGGGGTGCAAGGCGGGGCCGCCGCCACGGATGCGCTGCTCGGCGTGCGGCGCCGGATCGATGACGACGCGGTGCCCGCGGTCACCTATACGGACCCTGAGATCGCCCGGGTCGGGCCGACCGCCGACGAGGCACGCGCCCGGCGGGGCGAGAAGGTGCGAGTCGTCTCCTTGGAACACGACAGGGTCGACCGCGCAGTCGTCGACGGCCGTACGGAGGGCTTCACCACCCTGGTGCTCAGCCCGCGTGGGAAGATCGTCGGCGCGACGGTCGTGGCGCCACGGGCCGGGGAGACCATCGCGCACCTGGCGACGGCGGTACGGCTCGGCTGGACGCCCTCGCAGTACGCCAGGACTGTCCACCCGTACCCCACGTACGCCGATGGCCCCTGGCACGCCGCGCTGACCGACGTCTACGCGCGGCTTGCGCGCCGGCAGGGAACCATCGGCGCCCTACTGGCCCTGCGGAGGAAGCTCCGGCGCTGA